The Plasmodium cynomolgi strain B DNA, chromosome 13, whole genome shotgun sequence DNA segment CAACCCTGACGATGATAACAACCATGACGATGGTAGCAACCCTGACGATGATAGCGACCCTACCGATGACGAGGAAGATGCCAATCACGCCTTCTTCAAAAAGCGATACAACCTcaggtacataaaaataaaaaggaagaaacaaaaaccGGAGTTCTGCTTCTTCGAGATAAACGAGTTCGGGATCGAGACCATGCTGGGATGAAGCGCCCCGCGGGAGAGGCCGCAGGCTGCAGCAGCGTGGTAGTGCTAACCGTGGAAGCAGTGATAAGGGTGATGACTGGGGAGATGCAGACATTGGCAACTCCCCTTAACGAGCCTGCTACTGCGCAGCTGTGGGGACCCCAAACGATGAGAATGAGTATACCCCATTTGAGCAGCATTTTGCacataaaacttttttaaccTTTCCCGTTTACCCCTCGCTCGAATATGAGCAGCCGCATGTGTACCTACACACATgggtgtgaaaaaaaaaacttttcctttttttctgtcctttGATACCACTTTCTGTTTGctcaaggagaaaaagaaaccaGGAATTGACAGGTCAAATTGGCAGGTATATGTACACAGTCCGTCCATATGTGCCGCTTTCCCACACAGTAATTTGATTGCGTTAAAGAGTTCCGCATGAGCTCATGTGTGTGTTCGTTTAACTTATTCGTAAGTGGggaagaggaggggggggatttttttttctgtggcACAAAAACGCACCAATGAGGGAGCAGCTAGGGAGATAGTTCACTCGTTGGGCAGTCCACTCGTTGGGTATTCCACTCGTTGGCGGGTCCGTTCGTTGGCCGGTCCACTCGTTCGCCAATCCGCTGCTATCACCCCTGTTCCGTTCAACCCGTCCAGTTCGTCCATTCATGCATCAAGatgaatttacaaaaaaataattttcgtaTTATCCTCTtttaaatgtgcatatagtTTAATATACGTGCGCGTGCTGGTGGGCAAACAGGTGCAGCATTAAAGTGGGTGCAGCGCACAGGTAAAAAAGCTTCAGTGTAAAAAAGCAGGGCCGCGAGTGCAGAATGGGGTAGATGGTGCACAAGGTGCAGAAGGATGTAAAGGCGCATGTAGAGTAGCGGCACGCCCACAAGGAGGCCAACACGTGGGCCAACACGTAAATCCATATGTAGGCCAACAAGTAAATCCATATGTAGACCCACATGTAGACCTACACGTAGACCCACCCGTAGACCCACTCGCGCGCGGAGCAAGGAAGAAAGGGCCCTAACCCTAAGATGACAACTCCTTGACAGCGATGATCTTCTCCTGGCCACATGCGGACAAAACACTAACTAACACAGACTTGCCGGCATCGAAAAGGGTACGAATTTGCTTAGCTACGTCATCCGGGTTTCCATCCGAGTCCTTTGGTAAGCTTAAGTCATCCTTGGTCTCTCCATTGTCATACAGTAAAGAAACAAAGCCATCCTCCGTAATGTCAATCAGCTGCAACTCAGTTCTTTTCACCACAGGTACATCCATATTGTGAGAAGTAGGGCAAAtatcttcatatttctttccAGTAAAAATATCGATTCCTACGATGTGTGCCTTGGCATGACCATGCTTCCCCGTTTTGGATGTTGAATAATCTACAACTTTGCAAGGATGCTCTTTTAGCATTACGTGTCCGTTTTTCTTTATCGCACCTGCCTGCACAGGGTATGTCTGTGATGCTCCTGCATCGATATTATCATATGTTTCGTGATCTGACATTGTCTCAACAGTGgggcccaaaaaaaaaaaaaaaaaggggtactttttttttggtttaaaGAAATAGGGACTCTTTCTTCAACGGAGAGAAGGGGAATATACCTACAGCCTagtatatacacatgtatgcatatgcatatgcatatatataattctctTCGCGTTATTAGGgaagtttaaaaaagtggcgcaacaaaaagggagaagaaagcGGCTGACAAATGGAGTAACAAATTGGGGAAACAGCTCAGCGCTATGTAGCAAACGGTTTAATAACCACAAGAAgaatgtaaaataaagtcggccaaaaaaaaaaaaaaaaaattgtatctcCAACGAAAACTCAGCATAACATATATGAATATCATAACATATGAATATAATCCCTTTGGTGAAAATGCTTTTCAAAAACGCAATCCAATCCTTTGgaaaactttttatttttttcctacttgTGTTTTTTGCTTGCAAATCGCTTcaaattcaattttttatttatggaACAGtcagtaaaaatatgcacgtacgtatatatatatatatataatatgtttggcattaaatgaattttaaatatgcgaatgCGTGTAAAGAAAATTCCGTTTAGCAAGTGCGCAGCGCagtgctctttttttctgtgttctGCTTCGACTTAACACTTTGGGTTGGGGTTTTAACTGCTTGTGAAAATGCCGTACGCGGTGTATGGTATGCGTTCGGGGTTGCTGAAGTTGGTTGAAGTTCGCTCAAGTTAGGTATAAGGTGAAGATTGacttcgttttgcttcgttttgcttcgttttgcttcgttttgcttcgGTGCTGACTACTGCTTTGGTAAACTACTTTGGTAACTAACTTTGGCAGCTGCTTTGGTAGCTGTTTTTGCACTGCGTTATTTTGCCTCggatatgttttttttttttttttcgcctcgGTTTCACTCCATTTCGATCGCCGGGAAAAAGCTGGCTGACTGGATTGACTAACTCTCTGCTTTGTGCCCCCTTCCTGCCGATCGGCGAAAAGGAtaatttcgccttttttaagTAGGCACACAAGGGTTGCACCGCCTCCCTTCGCAAAGACGCTATGGCATATATGTTAGCCGTGAATGAGAGctctccttttatttttgaacaaaCTCAGAAATACCCATGGGGGGTGGGTGAAGCACCAAATGGAAATGGTGAGTTAAAGAGTGAGGCATACTACGAAGGCAACATTATGCAC contains these protein-coding regions:
- a CDS encoding eukaryotic translation initiation factor 5A (putative), with the translated sequence MSDHETYDNIDAGASQTYPVQAGAIKKNGHVMLKEHPCKVVDYSTSKTGKHGHAKAHIVGIDIFTGKKYEDICPTSHNMDVPVVKRTELQLIDITEDGFVSLLYDNGETKDDLSLPKDSDGNPDDVAKQIRTLFDAGKSVLVSVLSACGQEKIIAVKELSS